In Helianthus annuus cultivar XRQ/B chromosome 8, HanXRQr2.0-SUNRISE, whole genome shotgun sequence, a single genomic region encodes these proteins:
- the LOC110873808 gene encoding probable protein phosphatase 2C 57 — protein sequence MTMEGVKKERETSPPGNDGKPPHPLYRRSSSSSLLRHPSLVRTRIGDDASSVQAQAEFLPILRSGAWADMGFRGSMEDVYICADSFLNHYAAKNPIQGPAAFYAVFDGHGGKHAADFACEHLPRFIFEDDDFPREIERVIASAFAQTDSAFAKACMLDADLASGTTALAALVIGSSLVVANAGDCRAVLCRRGKAIEMSKDHKPMCIREKKRIEASGGYVYDGYLNGQLNVARAIGDWHMEGLKNQDGDGGPLSSEPELMMTKLTEDDEFLIIGCDGIWDVFMSQNAVDFARRKLQEHNDPVLCSKELVSEALKRNSGDNLSAVVVCFKSEPPPNLVVPWGRRVQRSISAEGLKELQGFLDGLET from the exons ATGACAATGGAAGGAGTTAAAAAGGAAAGAGAGACCTCACCACCAGGCAATGATGGTAAACCTCCCCATCCACTCTATCGGCGCTCCTCCTCCTCCTCTCTCCTGCGCCATCCCTCTCTG GTGAGGACAAGGATTGGGGATGATGCGTCTTCTGTTCAAGCACAAGCTGAGTTTTTACCGATTCTGCGCTCAGGAGCATGGGCGGACATGGGGTTCCGTGGAAGCATGGAGGATGTATATATCTGTGCTGACAGTTTTCTCAATCATTATGCTGCCAAGAATCCAATTCAAGGACCCGCTGCCTTTTATGCG GTTTTCGATGGACATGGAGGAAAACATGCAGCTGACTTTGCATGCGAGCATTTGCCCAGGTTCATCTTTGAAGATGATGACTTCCCAAGAGAGATTGAGAGAGTGATTGCTTCAGCCTTTGCACAGACTGACTCTGCATTTGCTAAAGCTTGCATGCTGGATGCTGATCTTGCTTCTGGTACAACTGCGTTGGCAGCTCTTGTTATTGGgag CTCATTGGTGGTGGCAAATGCTGGAGACTGCCGGGCCGTTTTATGCCGACGTGGCAAAGCAATTGAGATGTCTAAGGACCACAAGCCTATGTGCATTAGAGAAAAGAAGCGTATAGAAGCTTCCGGAGGATATGTTTATGACGGTTATCTGAATGGACAACTTAACGTGGCCCGTGCTATTGGAGACTGGCACATGGAGGGACTGAAGAACCAAGATGGTGATGGTGGGCCCCTGAGTTCGGAACCCGAGTTGATGATGACGAAATTAACTGAAGATGACGAGTTTCTGATCATAGGTTGTGACGGGATTTGGGATGTTTTCATGAGTCAAAATGCAGTTGACTTTGCTAGGAGGAAACTGCAAGAACACAACGATCCAGTTTTATGCAGCAAAGAGCTGGTTAGCGAGGCGCTCAAGAGAAACAGTGGAGACAACTTATCTGCTGTTGTTGTTTGCTTTAAGTCTGAGCCACCCCCGAATTTGGTGGTTCCATGGGGGCGGAGAGTGCAGAGGAGTATCTCTGCGGAGGGGTTGAAGGAGTTGCAAGGCTTTTTGGATGGTTTGGAAACTTGA